A region from the Silene latifolia isolate original U9 population chromosome 7, ASM4854445v1, whole genome shotgun sequence genome encodes:
- the LOC141592252 gene encoding uncharacterized protein LOC141592252 → MIDEKYLDIVLVPSGLLVLGAYHVWLFIVIVHHPTRTVVGLNAISRHQWVCHMMSDPGKNSVLAVQTLRNNLMASTLLATIAITLSSLISAVVSGASQTTALIYTVHTVKYFSILVCFLVAFFCSMQCVRYYAHVSFLINVPSPQGRAEYIQFVARQLNRGSLFWSLGLRAFYFAFPLLIWIFGPVAMFACSCLMTFLLYFLDFSSTSVSKNLSNGYVHKYNSNADVESRADSRNISIARDSNLHSSLLGDATLCSGSSDVLS, encoded by the exons ATGATAGATGAGAAGTATTTGGACATTGTATTAGTTCCTAGCGGACTGCTAGTGTTGGGTGCATACCACGTCTGGCTGTTTATCGTTATTGTTCACCATCCTACACGCACCGTCGTCGGCCTCAACGCTATTAGCCGCCACCAATGGGTCTGCCATATGATGAGC GATCCGGGGAAGAACAGCGTTCTAGCAGTGCAAACCTTACGGAACAATTTAATGGCATCAACATTATTGGCAACAATAGCCATAACACTGAGTTCTCTAATCAGTGCTGTCGTTAGCGGAGCAAGCCAAACAACAGCTCTCATCTACACAGTTCACACTGTCAAGTACTTCTCAATTCTGGTATGCTTCCTGGTTGCATTTTTCTGCAGTATGCAATGTGTCAGATACTACGCTCACGTAAGTTTCTTGATTAACGTACCATCGCCTCAAGGACGTGCTGAGTACATCCAATTTGTGGCTCGCCAATTGAACCGGGGCAGCCTGTTTTGGTCTCTTGGACTCCGAGCATTCTACTTTGCGTTTCCTCTGTTGATTTGGATTTTTGGCCCGGTTGCTATGTTTGCTTGTAGCTGCTTGATgacatttttattgtatttcttggaTTTTTCTTCTACTTCTGTGTCAAAGAATCTCTCCAATGGATATGTACACAAGTATAACAGCAATGCTGATGTCGAATCCCGAGCTGACTCCAG GAATATAAGCATAGCAAGAGACTCAAACCTGCATAGCTCATTGTTGGGAGATGCAACGCTTTGCTCCGGTTCAAGCGATGTATTGAGCTAA
- the LOC141592254 gene encoding protein WHAT'S THIS FACTOR 1, chloroplastic, whose translation MLFNLFNKLTSSNTTIPLKLPPISRVRVCSILLQWASYSQLKVHWRKDRHLDTAIQEDKKWRMCAKVVKEVLNEPNQVIPLRYLEKRRHRLKLNVKAKTFINQNPFLFDIYYDRIKPNSELIPFVRPSDYLEKLLDDEKRAFAQNELLIVEKLCKLLMMAKNHVISVDKLVHVKRDFGFPNDFLTSIVPKYPEYFRLVGGDEEKSFLELVSWEGKFAKSVIMRRAEEEESLTGIQMRPSFDWKLPRGFYIKKEMREWVRDWMEMPYINPYDDASHLEPASREMEKRMVGVLHELLSLSLLKRVPVPIIGKFCEDFRLSNAFASAFTRHSGIFYISLKGGIKTAVLREAYKDDLLVDRDPLLVIKDKFVELLEEGWKVRMEELRLRREAVKNDMESLVAKDSDIPLQESNKQL comes from the coding sequence ATGCTTTTTAATCTGTTCAACAAGCTCACCTCCTCTAACACTACAATTCCCCTAAAATTacccccaatttctagggttagggtttgttCTATACTCCTCCAATGGGCATCATACTCCCAGCTAAAAGTCCACTGGCGCAAAGATCGGCACCTCGATACTGCAATTCAAGAAGACAAAAAATGGCGAATGTGCGCAAAAGTCGTCAAAGAAGTTCTCAACGAACCTAATCAAGTCATCCCATTAAGGTACTTAGAAAAACGACGACATAGATTGAAGCTTAATGTTAAAGCTAAAACCTTTAttaatcaaaacccttttttatttGATATTTATTATGATAGAATCAAACCCAATTCAGAACTTATCCCTTTTGTTCGTCCTAGTGATTATCTTGAGAAATTGCTGGATGATGAGAAAAGGGCTTTTGCTCAAAATGAGTTGTTGATTGTTGAGAAATTGTGTAAGTTGTTGATGATGGCGAAAAATCATGTTATTAGTGTTGACAAATTGGTTCATGTTAAGCGTGATTTCGGGTTTCCGAATGATTTTTTGACCAGCATTGTGCCCAAGTACCCGGAGTATTTCAGATTGGTAGGGGGTGATGAGGAAAAATCATTTCTGGAGTTGGTTTCGTGGGAGGGGAAGTTTGCGAAATCAGTGATAATGAGGAGGGCAGAAGAGGAGGAGAGCTTGACTGGGATTCAAATGCGGCCTTCATTTGATTGGAAATTGCCTCGGGGGTTTTACATTAAGAAGGAAATGAGGGAATGGGTTAGAGATTGGATGGAAATGCCTTATATCAACCCGTATGATGATGCGTCACATTTGGAACCGGCTTCACGAGAAATGGAGAAACGAATGGTTGGAGTGCTTCATGAGTTGTTATCGTTGTCGTTGCTTAAACGAGTTCCCGTGCCTATAATTGGGAAGTTTTGTGAGGATTTTAGGCTATCTAATGCGTTTGCAAGTGCGTTTACTCGACATTCCGGAATATTTTACATATCGTTGAAAGGTGGGATAAAGACGGCGGTGTTGAGAGAGGCGTATAAGGATGATTTGTTGGTCGATCGGGATCCATTGCTTGTGATCAAGGATAAATTTGTTGAGTTGTTGGAGGAGGGGTGGAAGGTAAGGATGGAGGAACTTCGGTTGAGAAGGGAAGCAGTTAAGAATGATATGGAATCGTTGGTGGCTAAGGATTCTGATATCCCGCTTCAGGAGAGTAATAAGCAGCTTTGA